A region of Pseudomonas marginalis DNA encodes the following proteins:
- a CDS encoding ATPase — protein MRTLIQLGLMMLMLGTVIVNNAAIADELRAGHLLPIVGSVDSLQHAQSVGVLLSDNTRDNLSYLERYHDMALNGARDALDAGIREAFVNSSDPELAIDWLMSSLQGTFLSVTVYDNLDALVQARPDVVVMLDTHNQLLTQRNDQVEARFIARFYDANLQYIAKAEGSVHRQVPSVWVHDKAAPEIAARIEQQRDVQLDALKQFDASLKALVRAG, from the coding sequence ATGAGGACGTTGATTCAGCTGGGTTTAATGATGCTGATGCTGGGCACTGTGATCGTCAACAACGCAGCGATCGCTGATGAATTGCGTGCAGGCCATTTGCTACCTATCGTCGGTAGCGTAGACTCCCTGCAGCATGCGCAATCGGTGGGGGTGTTGTTAAGCGATAACACCCGCGACAACCTCAGCTACCTTGAACGCTACCACGACATGGCCTTGAACGGCGCCAGGGATGCCCTTGACGCAGGTATCCGCGAGGCGTTCGTCAACAGCTCCGACCCGGAACTGGCCATTGATTGGTTGATGAGCTCGCTGCAGGGAACCTTTTTGTCGGTGACGGTCTACGACAACCTGGATGCCCTGGTGCAGGCTCGCCCCGATGTGGTGGTGATGCTCGATACCCATAACCAATTGCTGACCCAGCGCAACGATCAGGTCGAAGCGCGTTTTATCGCACGGTTTTATGACGCGAACCTGCAATACATCGCCAAGGCCGAAGGCTCGGTGCACAGGCAGGTGCCCTCGGTGTGGGTGCACGACAAGGCCGCACCGGAGATTGCCGCGCGGATCGAACAGCAGCGGGATGTGCAGCTCGATGCGTTGAAGCAGTTCGATGCCTCGCTCAAGGCGCTGGTTCGCGCGGGTTGA
- the yfcF gene encoding glutathione transferase: protein MNQPPLRLYVDSLYTSPYAMSVFVTLREKGLAFDLVTLDLDTAQNQTADFAQLSVTQRVPTLVEGDFALSESSAITEYLDQAYPETAVYPADPKQRARARQVQAWLRSDLLPIRQERSTLVVFYGQKMPPLSADAQGAARRLISAAQVLLAGNPSYLFGEWCIADVDLAVMLNRLILNGDSVPAELVAYAQRQWRRPSVQAWVNLQRPAL, encoded by the coding sequence ATGAACCAGCCCCCGTTGCGCCTCTACGTTGATTCGCTCTACACCAGCCCGTACGCGATGTCGGTGTTCGTCACCCTGCGGGAAAAAGGCCTGGCCTTCGACCTGGTCACCCTGGACCTGGACACCGCGCAAAACCAGACAGCCGACTTTGCCCAGCTATCCGTGACCCAGCGCGTGCCGACCCTGGTGGAAGGCGATTTTGCCTTGTCGGAATCCTCCGCGATTACCGAATACCTGGACCAGGCCTACCCCGAGACAGCCGTGTACCCGGCCGATCCCAAACAGCGGGCGAGGGCACGACAGGTGCAGGCGTGGTTGCGCAGTGATTTGCTGCCGATTCGCCAGGAGCGTTCGACCCTGGTGGTGTTTTATGGGCAGAAAATGCCGCCGTTGTCAGCCGACGCCCAAGGGGCAGCCCGGCGCTTGATCAGTGCGGCGCAGGTGCTGTTGGCGGGCAACCCTTCGTACTTGTTCGGTGAGTGGTGCATTGCTGACGTGGACCTGGCGGTGATGCTCAATCGCCTGATTCTCAACGGCGACAGCGTACCTGCCGAGTTGGTGGCTTATGCGCAGCGCCAGTGGCGCCGGCCGTCCGTGCAGGCGTGGGTCAACCTGCAACGTCCTGCGCTGTAG
- a CDS encoding DUF924 family protein, whose translation MSTPQTVIDFWQHAGPKRWFAKDDGFDATFRDTFHATHLQAARRELESWLDSAEGALALLILLDQYPRNAFRGTAHMFATDPLARLYAARMVDAGLDQQVEPALRAFCYLPFEHSEDPRDQQRSLALNQPLDANTYRWAKEHAQIIERFGRFPHRNAVLARVTTDEERAFLDKGGFAG comes from the coding sequence ATGAGCACCCCTCAAACCGTCATCGACTTCTGGCAGCACGCCGGCCCCAAGCGCTGGTTCGCCAAGGACGATGGGTTCGACGCCACCTTCCGCGACACCTTCCACGCCACCCACCTGCAGGCCGCCCGGCGCGAGCTGGAAAGCTGGCTGGATTCAGCCGAAGGCGCCTTGGCCTTGCTGATCCTGCTCGACCAATACCCACGCAACGCCTTTCGCGGCACCGCGCACATGTTTGCCACCGACCCGCTCGCGCGTCTGTATGCCGCGCGCATGGTGGACGCCGGGCTCGACCAGCAGGTGGAGCCGGCATTGCGCGCGTTCTGTTATTTGCCGTTCGAACACTCGGAAGACCCAAGGGATCAGCAACGCTCCCTGGCCCTCAACCAGCCACTGGACGCCAACACTTACCGCTGGGCCAAGGAACACGCGCAGATCATCGAGCGCTTCGGGCGTTTTCCCCATCGCAATGCGGTGCTGGCCAGGGTCACCACGGATGAAGAGCGCGCCTTTCTGGACAAGGGCGGGTTTGCCGGTTAA